The following proteins come from a genomic window of Coffea arabica cultivar ET-39 chromosome 11c, Coffea Arabica ET-39 HiFi, whole genome shotgun sequence:
- the LOC113716390 gene encoding receptor-like protein EIX2 has product MEHHLLCTPSSLLLLFLFSSIPITSQFTFGSSKQAYHHSNATCIESERRALLQLKHGLKDESNRLSSWIGEGCCSWKGVSCHKITGSVLKLDLRNTVPLYSDEDSHCTNCLGGQLSPFLVNLTNLRYLDLSVNNFSTFQVPTFLGLLENLRYLNLSNAKFDGEIPHHLGNLSHLRYLDIGLSSSGSTIKDLEWVVRLSSLEVLVLSLVNLSAAQDGLRAISMLPSLTTLDLFGCHLVIHPHLSPANFTSLSSLDLGENNFSNHMIPPWLGNLTGLLDLRLGDNNFSNPIHGLFEQMTSLLRLDLWGNRFDVSFFKSLCNLSNLTYLDLSSNDLQLSIPSEIGQLSRLAALSLFGFNLYGFIPVSLGQLTKLQVLDISYTSLTGVLSEDHLGKLGELKSLFLSHSFLTLNLSSTWVPPFQLQQLEMASIKVGPQFPGWLWTQKFEELDMSNAGISDAIPSWFRVLCYDISSLDLSNNNLTGNPLEFKELKNNNYRFVSLSSNKLEGSVKSFPSDISSLDLSQNFLTGEIPPPYVGQMDASTYFLKLSGNRFTGSIPEDLCKLKSLSELDLSNNLLSGKVPLCFGGLRFLWVLNLANNNLCGQIPSSLGNLGALEILHLNGNKFIGRLPSSMQHLSNLVIFDLGDNGVRDTIPAWIGEMSSNLMFLRFQSNNFYGGISDKLCLLSNLQVLNLAHNNLTGYIPHCFNNFSMMVSSEHGSILTITYDTTNLQNYKGGNELEYSFGNLVLIKSISLSTNNLVGEIPDGIMDLAALQTLNLSHNHLTGRISEKIGNLKRLETLDLSMNEFFGAIPDNLATINSLSFLNLSHNSLSGEIPSGNQLQTLTDPSIYEGNSGLCGKPLPKNCPENKSPAENDPILDDKDHGEFDWSWFYAGIGPGFALGIVGFLAILLFKRSWRYAYFEFLESASDRIAAMIALKTTRCARNFH; this is encoded by the coding sequence ATGGAGCATCATCTTCTTTGTACTCCTTCATCTTTACTACTACTCTTCTTATTCAGTTCTATTCCTATCACCAGCCAATTCACATTTGGTAGCAGCAAACAAGCTTATCATCATTCAAATGCCACTTGTATTGAAAGTGAACGGCGTGCCCTTCTTCAACTCAAACATGGATTGAAAGATGAATCAAATCGTCTGTCATCTTGGATTGGAGAAGGTTGTTGTTCATGGAAAGGAGTTAGTTGTCACAAAATCACTGGTAGTGTTTTGAAACTTGATTTGCGCAATACGGTGCCACTCTATTCTGATGAGGATTCTCACTGCACAAATTGCTTGGGAGGCCAATTAAGTccatttttggtcaatttgaccaatttgagaTACTTGGATTTGAGTGTGAATAATTTTTCAACATTCCAAGTTCCCACATTCCTTGGATTGTTGGAAAACTTGAGATACCTCAATCTCTCCAATGCAAAATTTGATGGTGAAATTCCTCACCATTTGGGAAATCTCTCGCATTTACGGTATTTAGATATTGGATTATCATCAAGTGGATCAACGATTAAGGATCTCGAGTGGGTTGTTAGGCTCTCTTCTCTAGAAGTCCTAGTCCTATCCTTGGTGAATCTTAGTGCTGCTCAAGATGGATTACGGGCAATTAGCATGCTTCCTTCACTAACAACACTAGACTTGTTTGGTTGTCATCTTGTTATCCATCCTCATCTTTCACCAGCCAATTTCACATCTCTTTCTTCCCTTGACCTTGGTGAAAATAATTTCAGCAACCACATGATCCCTCCTTGGCTTGGTAATCTCACAGGCCTCCTTGATCTTCGTCTTGgtgataataatttttctaatcCAATTCATGGCTTATTTGAGCAAATGACCTCTCTACTGCGCCTCGATCTATGGGGAAACCGCTTTGATGTTTCATTCTTCAAATCACTTTGCAACTTGAGCAATCTTACTTATTTGGATCTGAGTAGTAATGACTTGCAATTGTCAATACCAAGTGAAATAGGCCAGCTTTCAAGACTAGCTGCACTATCTTTGTTCGGATTTAACTTATATGGTTTCATACCTGTCAGTCTTGGGCAGCTAACAAAGCTACAAGTATTGGACATTAGTTACACTTCATTAACTGGTGTATTATCTGAAGACCATCTTGGGAAACTTGGAGAGCTAAAGTCATTGTTCCTATCTCATAGCTTCCTCACTCTGAATTTGAGCTCCACATGGGTGCctccttttcaactccaacAACTTGAAATGGCATCCATCAAAGTAGGCCCCCAGTTTCCAGGTTGGCTTTGGACGCAGAAGTTTGAAGAGTTAGACATGAGCAATGCGGGTATTTCAGATGCCATACCCAGTTGGTTTCGAGTGCTTTGTTATGATATTAGCTCATTAGATCTCTCCAACAACAACCTAACTGGCAATCCGTTGGAGTTCAAAGAACTGAAGAATAATAATTATCGATTTGTATCTCTAAGCTCCAACAAATTGGAGGGATCTGTCAAATCATTTCCATCGGATATTTCAAGTTTAGATCTCTCACAAAATTTTCTTACTGGAGAGATTCCACCGCCTTATGTCGGTCAAATGGATGCATCTACTTATTTCCTCAAACTCAGTGGTAATCGTTTCACAGGAAGTATCCCAGAAGACCTGTGCAAGTTGAAAAGTTTATCAGAATTGGATCTATCCAACAATCTTCTCTCCGGAAAAGTTCCTCTGTGCTTCGGCGGCTTGCGATTCTTGTGGGTCCTAAACTTGGCAAATAACAATCTGTGCGGTCAAATTCCAAGTTCACTGGGTAACTTGGGGGCACTTGAGATTCTGCATTTGAATGGAAATAAATTCATTGGAAGGCTCCCGTCATCAATGCAGCATCTGAGCAATTTGGTAATTTTCGATCTTGGTGACAATGGAGTAAGGGATACCATACCAGCTTGGATTGGGGAAATGTCATCAAATTTAATGTTTCTAAGATTTCAGTCAAATAACTTCTATGGAGGTATTTCTGACAAGCTCTGCCTACTCTCAAATCTTCAAGTGCTGAACCTGGCACATAATAACTTAACAGGATATATTCCTCATTGTTTTAACAACTTCTCAATGATGGTATCAAGTGAACATGGAAGCATTCTCACGATAACCTACGATACCACCAACCTTCAAAACTATAAGGGAGGAAATGAACTTGAGTACTCCTTTGGGAACCTTGTGCTCATTAAATCCATAAGCCTCTCAACAAATAATTTGGTGGGTGAGATCCCAGATGGGATAATGGATCTGGCTGCTTTACAAACTTTGAACCTTTCTCACAACCATTTGACTGGAAGGATCTCTGAGAAGATTGGCAACTTGAAGCGACTTGAAACGCTTGATCTATCAATGAATGAATTCTTCGGTGCAATACCTGACAACTTAGCAACAATAAACTCATTGAGCTTCCTAAATTTGTCACACAATAGCCTTTCAGGGGAAATACCATCAGGAAATCAACTTCAGACCTTAACCGATCCATCCATCTATGAAGGAAATAGTGGACTTTGTGGCAAGCCACTCCCAAAGAACTGCCCCGAGAACAAGTCGCCAGCTGAAAATGATCCTATCCTTGATGACAAAGATCATGGTGAGTTTGATTGGTCATGGTTTTATGCAGGTATAGGACCTGGTTTTGCTCTCGGCATCGTGGGATTCTTGGCAATCCTTCTCTTCAAGAGGTCTTGGCGCTATGCATACTTCGAGTTTCTGGAAAGTGCAAGTGACAGAATTGCCGCAATGATAGCATTGAAGACTACTCGGTGCGCGAGGAACTTCCATTGA